A single window of Flavobacterium aestivum DNA harbors:
- a CDS encoding DNA gyrase/topoisomerase IV subunit A, whose translation MKDEEDDNIIPNDGEDNFDENPLDDNQEGGDDEIINVDAKHFEGQHFYENQEEEGEDVITKVTGMYKDWFLDYASYVILERAVPAIEDGFKPVQRRIMHSLKELDDGRYNKVANVVGHTMQYHPHGDASIGDAMVQIGQKELLIDCQGNWGNILTGDGAAASRYIEARLSKFALEVLYSPKITDWGVSYDGRRAEPNNLPVKFPLLLAQGAEGIAVGLSTKVLPHNFNELIDASIKILKGKPFTLYPDFLTQGIADVSNYNDGLRGGRVRVRARIGQLDKNTLVITQIPFSTNTTSLIDSILKANEKGKIKIKKIEDNTAAEVEILIHLFPGVSPDKTIDALFAFTACETSVAPLGCVIEDNKPLFIGVSEMLKISTNRTVDLLRQELEIHLEELRNKWHFSTLEKIFIREEMYIDFKLYGDRESLYKYLYDRFEPFKKSFTREINDDDLHRLTQIPMIRITRFDSDKADELIARLEDEMKEVEYNLEHLTDFAIAYFTKLKEKYGKGKERQTELRSFDNIEATKVVLRNTKLYVNREEGFVGTSLKKDEYVTDCSDIDDVIVFLRDGKMIVTKVDAKTFVGKDIIHVAIFDKSDKRTIYNMIYRDGKSGPSYIKRFNVSGVTRDKSYDLTNETAGSQTLYFSCNPNGEAEVITILLRQVGSVKKLKFDIDFAALAIKGRASKGNLVTKYPIKKIELKEKGISTLLPRKVWFDDTVQRLNVDARGELLGEFRPSDKILVISQAGKSKVITPELSTHFDEDMIVLEKWIPKKPISAIYYDGEKERYYIKRFLIETENKEESFISEHPNSRLEIVATDYRPVAELVFNKVKGVQKENLTVDIESFIAVKGFKALGNQLTTDKLKQVNLLEPLPYEIPEEIIPEELEVQGETNEDGADIHLDDDGQVVLF comes from the coding sequence ATGAAAGACGAAGAAGACGATAACATAATTCCAAACGACGGCGAGGATAATTTTGATGAGAATCCGCTTGATGATAATCAAGAAGGAGGAGACGATGAAATTATCAACGTAGATGCTAAACATTTTGAAGGACAGCATTTTTACGAAAATCAGGAGGAAGAAGGAGAAGACGTTATTACAAAAGTAACCGGAATGTACAAAGACTGGTTCTTGGATTATGCTTCGTACGTAATTCTGGAGCGTGCCGTTCCTGCTATTGAAGATGGTTTTAAGCCAGTTCAGCGTCGTATTATGCATTCTTTGAAGGAACTGGATGATGGCCGTTACAATAAAGTTGCCAATGTAGTTGGGCACACCATGCAGTATCACCCACACGGAGATGCGAGTATTGGTGATGCGATGGTACAAATTGGTCAGAAAGAATTATTGATTGACTGCCAAGGAAACTGGGGAAATATTTTGACGGGAGATGGAGCTGCTGCTTCCCGTTATATCGAAGCACGTTTGTCAAAATTTGCATTGGAGGTTTTATATTCTCCAAAAATTACAGACTGGGGCGTTTCCTATGATGGACGTCGTGCTGAACCGAATAATTTACCTGTAAAATTTCCGTTGCTTTTAGCACAGGGAGCTGAAGGTATTGCGGTTGGTCTTTCAACAAAAGTTTTACCTCATAATTTTAATGAACTGATAGATGCCTCTATCAAAATTCTGAAAGGAAAACCATTTACGTTATATCCAGATTTCTTGACACAAGGTATTGCCGATGTGTCCAATTATAATGACGGATTACGTGGAGGGCGTGTTCGTGTTCGTGCAAGAATTGGTCAACTCGACAAAAATACGTTGGTGATTACCCAGATTCCGTTTTCGACCAATACCACGAGTTTGATTGACAGTATTTTGAAAGCCAACGAAAAAGGTAAAATCAAAATCAAGAAAATTGAAGATAATACCGCTGCTGAGGTTGAGATTTTAATTCATCTTTTCCCAGGGGTTTCTCCAGATAAAACTATTGATGCCTTGTTTGCATTTACTGCTTGTGAAACTTCGGTTGCGCCACTGGGATGCGTTATTGAAGATAACAAACCGTTGTTTATTGGAGTTTCTGAAATGTTGAAAATTTCAACAAACAGAACGGTCGATTTACTCCGACAAGAGCTCGAAATTCATTTAGAAGAGTTACGAAATAAATGGCATTTTTCTACTTTGGAGAAAATCTTCATTCGTGAGGAAATGTACATTGACTTCAAATTGTATGGTGACAGAGAATCGCTTTACAAATATTTGTATGACCGATTTGAGCCTTTCAAAAAATCATTTACCAGAGAAATTAATGATGATGATTTACATAGATTGACTCAGATTCCGATGATTCGTATCACTCGTTTTGACTCTGATAAAGCCGATGAGTTAATCGCAAGGTTAGAAGACGAGATGAAAGAGGTAGAATACAATCTGGAACATCTTACCGATTTCGCTATTGCGTATTTTACCAAACTAAAGGAAAAATACGGAAAAGGAAAAGAACGCCAAACCGAGTTGCGTAGTTTTGATAATATCGAAGCAACAAAAGTAGTTTTAAGAAACACCAAGTTGTATGTAAACAGGGAAGAAGGTTTCGTAGGAACGAGTCTTAAGAAAGATGAATACGTTACTGATTGTTCTGATATTGATGATGTAATTGTGTTTCTTCGAGATGGTAAAATGATAGTTACCAAAGTCGATGCGAAAACTTTTGTTGGGAAAGATATTATACATGTCGCTATTTTTGACAAAAGTGATAAGCGTACTATTTATAATATGATATATCGTGACGGAAAATCAGGTCCGTCTTATATAAAGAGATTCAATGTTTCAGGTGTGACCCGTGATAAATCGTATGATTTGACTAATGAAACAGCGGGATCACAAACCTTATATTTTTCTTGTAACCCGAATGGAGAAGCTGAGGTAATAACTATTTTATTGCGTCAAGTAGGAAGTGTCAAAAAATTGAAATTCGATATTGATTTTGCTGCTTTAGCCATTAAAGGGCGTGCCTCTAAAGGGAATTTGGTTACCAAATACCCAATCAAGAAAATAGAATTGAAAGAGAAAGGTATTTCAACACTATTGCCGAGAAAGGTTTGGTTTGATGATACTGTACAACGATTGAATGTAGATGCTAGAGGAGAACTTTTAGGAGAGTTCAGACCTAGCGATAAAATCTTGGTGATTTCGCAAGCTGGAAAATCAAAAGTCATCACACCAGAATTATCGACACATTTTGATGAAGATATGATTGTCTTGGAAAAATGGATTCCTAAAAAACCAATTTCAGCAATCTATTATGATGGTGAAAAAGAGCGTTATTATATTAAGCGTTTCTTGATAGAAACCGAAAACAAAGAAGAAAGCTTTATTTCTGAGCATCCTAATTCTAGATTAGAGATTGTAGCAACGGATTATCGTCCTGTAGCCGAATTGGTTTTCAATAAAGTAAAAGGTGTTCAAAAAGAAAATTTGACCGTAGATATTGAGTCTTTTATTGCGGTAAAAGGATTTAAAGCTCTCGGAAATCAATTGACAACAGACAAGTTGAAACAAGTAAATCTATTGGAGCCTTTGCCATATGAAATTCCGGAGGAAATAATTCCAGAAGAATTAGAAGTGCAAGGTGAGACCAATGAAGATGGTGCAGACATTCATCTAGATGATGACGGACAGGTTGTTTTGTTTTAG
- a CDS encoding TerC family protein, with protein MEVFFNPDAWIALLTLTFLEIVLGIDNIIFISIATGKLPVELRKKATKIGMFLAMFMRIGLLFGINFLIQMKKPWFTIDFSWLQAGVTGQSIILLLGGLFLIYKSTNEIREKVDERGHEEKEISKAATKSFQSVLLQIIMIDLVFSFDSILTAVGMTNGVEGALVIMISAVVISVLIMMQFAVPVGNFVNRHPSIQILGLSFLILIGFMLLTESAHLSNALIFGSHVTPVPKGYLYFAISFSLFVEIINMKIKKK; from the coding sequence ATGGAAGTATTTTTTAACCCAGATGCGTGGATTGCCTTATTAACATTGACATTTCTTGAAATTGTTTTAGGTATTGATAACATCATTTTTATCTCAATCGCAACTGGAAAATTACCCGTAGAGCTACGCAAGAAAGCAACCAAAATAGGAATGTTTCTAGCTATGTTTATGCGAATTGGATTGCTGTTTGGAATTAATTTTTTAATTCAAATGAAAAAACCTTGGTTTACTATTGATTTTAGCTGGCTACAAGCTGGAGTTACTGGCCAAAGTATTATTTTATTGTTAGGAGGTTTATTCTTGATTTATAAAAGCACGAATGAAATCAGAGAGAAAGTAGATGAAAGAGGTCATGAGGAAAAAGAAATTAGTAAAGCGGCAACAAAATCCTTTCAGAGTGTGCTTTTGCAAATTATAATGATTGATTTGGTTTTTTCTTTTGACAGTATTTTAACTGCTGTTGGGATGACTAATGGTGTTGAAGGTGCCTTGGTTATTATGATTTCGGCAGTAGTAATCTCTGTTTTAATTATGATGCAATTTGCAGTTCCTGTCGGGAATTTTGTAAACAGACATCCATCTATCCAAATTTTGGGATTATCCTTTTTGATCTTAATCGGATTCATGTTACTTACAGAAAGTGCTCATTTATCAAACGCACTTATTTTTGGTAGTCATGTAACTCCTGTCCCAAAAGGTTATTTGTACTTTGCTATTTCGTTCTCTTTATTTGTAGAAATAATAAATATGAAAATCAAAAAGAAATAA
- a CDS encoding DNA topoisomerase IV: MKKIALFFPVLLLMSCYNAERNCTDFKTGKFKFEYEIDGVKKTTLFERNDSIQIETFEGKTDTATIRWVNDCEYVLQKKHPKNKAEEKAIDMKILTTTKNSYTFEFGMIGVDSKQKGTVTKISD, from the coding sequence ATGAAAAAAATAGCGTTGTTTTTCCCTGTACTACTACTAATGTCCTGCTATAATGCAGAACGCAACTGTACCGACTTCAAAACAGGGAAATTTAAGTTTGAATACGAAATAGATGGTGTTAAAAAAACAACTTTATTTGAACGCAATGACAGTATTCAAATTGAAACTTTTGAAGGCAAAACTGACACAGCCACAATTCGTTGGGTAAATGATTGCGAGTATGTTTTACAAAAGAAACACCCAAAAAACAAAGCTGAAGAGAAGGCAATTGATATGAAAATTTTGACAACAACGAAAAATTCCTATACCTTTGAATTCGGAATGATCGGTGTAGATTCTAAGCAAAAAGGGACGGTTACAAAGATTTCAGACTAA
- a CDS encoding DUF1572 domain-containing protein, with protein MDATTSYLESVKKQFLYYKMLGEKAMEQLNPEQLFVATNEDTNSIAVIVKHLSGNMLSRWTDFLTTDGEKETRNRDAEFENDLHTKEEVLTAWNTGWDCLFAALDSLQPGQLSEIIYIRNEGHTVIEAINRQLAHYPYHIGQIIFYAKQLKNSEWNSLSIPKNKSNSYNADKFKQEKTIKNFTEEEFRRMK; from the coding sequence ATGGATGCAACTACCTCTTATCTTGAAAGCGTAAAAAAGCAATTTCTCTACTATAAAATGCTAGGAGAAAAAGCCATGGAACAACTAAATCCAGAACAACTTTTTGTGGCCACAAATGAGGACACCAATAGTATTGCCGTAATTGTAAAACATCTTTCGGGCAATATGTTGTCACGCTGGACTGATTTTCTAACTACCGATGGAGAAAAAGAAACCAGAAATCGCGATGCTGAGTTTGAAAATGATTTACATACTAAAGAAGAAGTATTAACCGCTTGGAATACTGGATGGGATTGTTTGTTCGCAGCTTTAGACAGCTTACAACCTGGGCAACTTTCTGAAATTATTTATATCAGAAACGAAGGTCATACGGTTATAGAAGCTATAAACAGACAATTGGCTCATTATCCGTATCATATTGGACAAATTATTTTTTATGCCAAACAACTAAAAAATAGCGAATGGAATAGTTTGTCTATCCCTAAAAACAAATCGAATAGCTATAATGCGGATAAATTTAAACAGGAGAAAACGATTAAAAATTTTACGGAAGAAGAATTTAGAAGAATGAAATAA
- a CDS encoding pentapeptide repeat-containing protein, with translation MENLIHVQKTFDKVIYIDKKINNREFEDCTFKNCDFTNSDFSNSTFMDCEFIDCNLSMTHLAGTSLKTVNFKNCKLLGIQFQACADFLFNVQFQDSVLDYSSFANKKMPKTKFNSCSMKEVTFIGTNLTNSVFENCNLDNAIFNDTILAGADFTSAYNYKIDPEFNPMKKAKFSTQGIVGLLDKYDIKIE, from the coding sequence ATGGAAAACCTGATTCACGTTCAAAAAACATTCGATAAAGTCATCTACATTGATAAAAAGATTAACAATCGAGAGTTTGAAGATTGTACTTTTAAAAACTGTGATTTCACTAATAGTGATTTCTCCAATAGTACATTTATGGATTGCGAATTCATTGATTGCAATTTATCAATGACCCATTTAGCGGGAACAAGCTTAAAAACCGTTAATTTCAAAAACTGCAAACTTCTGGGAATTCAATTTCAGGCTTGTGCAGATTTTTTGTTCAACGTTCAATTCCAAGATAGTGTTTTGGATTATAGCTCATTCGCTAATAAAAAAATGCCCAAAACCAAATTCAATTCCTGTTCGATGAAAGAAGTAACTTTTATCGGGACAAATTTGACCAATTCTGTTTTTGAAAACTGTAATTTAGACAATGCTATTTTTAATGATACAATTTTGGCTGGAGCCGATTTTACCTCAGCCTACAATTATAAGATAGACCCAGAATTCAATCCGATGAAAAAAGCAAAATTTTCAACGCAGGGAATCGTAGGTCTTTTAGATAAATACGATATAAAAATTGAATAA
- a CDS encoding DUF6095 family protein: MANKELLTKGIKYLSGALPLMFIGPSAIYNAFMNQHTNWHYLVLAIGIIACLSSMYLIFVGLKIIMKGIFND; the protein is encoded by the coding sequence ATGGCAAACAAAGAGCTCTTAACAAAAGGAATCAAATATTTATCGGGTGCATTACCACTTATGTTTATAGGTCCATCCGCGATTTATAATGCATTTATGAACCAGCATACCAATTGGCATTATTTGGTTTTAGCCATTGGAATCATTGCTTGTCTGTCATCTATGTATTTAATATTTGTAGGTTTAAAAATAATAATGAAAGGCATATTTAACGACTAA
- the murQ gene encoding N-acetylmuramic acid 6-phosphate etherase produces MTFTKTTEQSSKYEHLEKMSVPELLSNINQEDRTVPLAVEKALPQIETLVTEIVAKMKLGGRLFYIGAGTSGRLGILDASECPPTFGVPFDLVVGIIAGGDTAIRKAVENAEDNATQAWEDLKAFNVNENDVVVGIAASGTTPYVIGGLQACNEKNISTGSISCNAGSPLSQTAKFPIEVIVGPEFVTGSSRMKAGTAQKMVLNMITTATMIQLGKVKGNKMVDMQLSNSKLVDRGIKMIMGEIPVSYEEGAELLKTHGSVRKAVDFYNKQ; encoded by the coding sequence ATGACTTTTACAAAAACCACCGAACAATCCTCTAAATACGAACATTTAGAAAAAATGTCCGTTCCCGAATTACTTTCTAACATTAATCAAGAAGACCGAACGGTCCCTCTTGCTGTAGAAAAAGCCTTGCCCCAAATAGAAACATTAGTAACCGAAATCGTTGCCAAAATGAAATTGGGTGGACGATTATTCTATATAGGAGCAGGAACATCTGGTCGTTTAGGAATCTTGGATGCTTCAGAGTGCCCACCTACTTTTGGAGTACCTTTTGATTTAGTCGTTGGAATCATCGCCGGTGGAGACACAGCCATTCGCAAAGCCGTAGAAAATGCCGAAGACAATGCTACTCAAGCTTGGGAAGATTTAAAAGCTTTTAATGTAAACGAGAATGATGTTGTTGTGGGTATTGCAGCCTCTGGAACTACACCCTATGTTATTGGAGGTTTACAAGCTTGTAATGAAAAAAATATTAGTACCGGGAGTATTTCTTGCAATGCTGGAAGTCCGCTTTCGCAAACGGCTAAATTCCCAATTGAAGTCATTGTGGGACCTGAATTTGTAACAGGTAGCTCGAGAATGAAAGCTGGAACTGCTCAAAAAATGGTTCTGAATATGATTACTACTGCAACCATGATACAACTGGGAAAAGTAAAAGGAAACAAAATGGTAGACATGCAATTGAGCAATAGCAAATTGGTAGACCGTGGTATAAAAATGATTATGGGAGAAATTCCAGTAAGCTATGAAGAAGGAGCCGAATTATTAAAAACACACGGAAGCGTTAGGAAAGCGGTTGATTTTTATAATAAACAATAA